A stretch of the Perca flavescens isolate YP-PL-M2 chromosome 10, PFLA_1.0, whole genome shotgun sequence genome encodes the following:
- the cxxc5b gene encoding CXXC-type zinc finger protein 5, with protein sequence MSTAVDIAGPSSPDQAHSSAKIPNEPLRPSLKRSNHPYGLSHYISSPSPAVDVKGLIQPSPAQQRAAQPVHTKPRRAPSWPDMWESPSGLHLAHAAELLMRAGLLALTPATTEQAGLGAQSSQPAKREAAEAKGDGEGGGSGPEEEEEDSSGCGTDFQPFLGAWFPFSPALFPLAGFQMGGGHWRSAAMGAEGIEGLVAEGYSPGSLGGGGGGRRKRKRCGECVPCRRQTNCEQCSSCRNRKRGHQICKYRKCEELKRKPGGPGFESRVSGFDLRGSDFTLGLAQERGNGALDG encoded by the coding sequence ATGTCCACTGCCGTAGACATCGCTGGCCCTTCCTCCCCAGATCAGGCCCACAGCAGTGCTAAAATCCCCAATGAGCCACTGAGACCCAGCCTTAAGCGCTCCAACCACCCCTACGGCCTCTCCCATTACATCTCCAGCCCTTCCCCGGCCGTGGACGTCAAAGGCCTGATCCAGCCCTCCCCGGCCCAGCAGCGGGCTGCCCAGCCTGTGCACACCAAACCTCGCCGGGCCCCCTCCTGGCCTGACATGTGGGAGTCGCCCAGCGGGCTCCACCTGGCCCACGCCGCAGAGCTGCTGATGCGCGCCGGGCTGCTGGCTCTGACCCCTGCCACCACAGAGCAGGCCGGCCTGGGCGCACAGAGCAGCCAGCCCGCTAAAAGGGAGGCTGCAGAGGCAAAGGGGGACGGGGAGGGAGGTGGATCCGGgcctgaggaggaggaagaggactcCTCTGGATGCGGCACTGACTTCCAACCCTTCCTGGGGGCTTGGTTCCCCTTCAGCCCCGCTCTGTTTCCCCTGGCAGGCTTCCAGATGGGGGGAGGCCACTGGAGGAGCGCGGCCATGGGAGCTGAGGGCATCGAGGGGCTGGTGGCCGAGGGCTACTCCCCCGGCTCTCTGGGCGGGGGCGGCGGAgggagaaggaagaggaagaggtgcGGGGAGTGCGTACCTTGTCGGCGTCAGACGAACTGCGAACAGTGCAGCAGCTGTCGCAATCGCAAGAGGGGACACCAGATCTGTAAATACAGGAAGTGCGAGGAGCTGAAGAGGAAGCCGGGAGGTCCCGGGTTTGAGAGCAGAGTGTCCGGGTTTGACCTAAGGGGCTCCGACTTTACTTTGGGTCTGGCACAGGAGAGAGGCAACGGCGCCTTGGATGGATAG